In Truepera sp., the sequence GCGGGCTCCGCGAGCTCTGGGGTCGGCTCGCCCGTTGCCACTGGCGCCTCCGCCGGGGCGGCCGGTTCCGGCTGCTCGAGGTCTCGTGCGGGCGCCACCGGCGTGGCGTCGTCACCACCCTCGAGCGCGCGGCGCAGTTCGTGGCCCAGTCGGTGCGCGCGCTCCTTCTCGGCCTGGGCCAACTGGCGCTGGGCCTGCGCTGCGAGGACCTGGTTCACGAGGGTCTCGAGCCGACGCACCCGCGTGCCGCCCAGAGAGCGCACCAGTTCGAGCGTGTCTTGCAGCTCGCCCGCGTCTCGTGCCTGCAGGACGAGCTGGTCCTCCAACTTCTGCTTGACGGTGGCCAACTGCGCCTCGGCCTCGGCCAGGAGTGCGGGTGCCTCGCGACCCGCGGCATGATCGTCGTGGACGAGCTGCACCTGCGCCCTGAGCTTCTGGACCTCGGGCCATTCGAAGTAGAGGTTGAACGGCTTGAGTTCCTGCTGCAAGGTGGCGAGGCGCTCCGCCTGCGCCTCTAGCCCGCCGGCGCCGGCGCCCGTGGGCTGGCCGCCTCCCGCCGCGGACCCCTCCAGCCGCGTGAGGATCCCGGCCACGGTCTCCTTGGCCTGCGTTACGGGCATCATCACTTGCAGCTGGCGATAGACCTGTGACTTCAGGACCTTCTCGAGGTCGCCGACGTCGGCGGCTTCGGGCGAGCGGCCAAGTTGCCGCAGGCCTTCCTTGAGCGCCCTGGAGACGATGCGCGGTGACAGCACCGCCTCCAGCTCGGTCACGGCCGTCTGGTAGACCGGGTTGGCCACAACGCTCACCTCACGTCGTCCTGAGCGTCCAGGCTTCGGTCCGGCCCGTCATCGATCAGAACTCCTCGTCCCAGTCGATGGTGGTGTGGCCGGTTCCGCTCTTGGCGGCGGTGGCGGTCTGCTTGGCGACCGCGCTCTTCTTGCTAGCCCCCAGGAGTCCGAACTGCACGCAGATCCCGCGCAGCCCGATGATCGCGAGGATCAGTGCGATGAAGACGAGCAGGGCCCAGGCGGCCTGGCCCGTGACGCTGTCGAACATCGACCAACGCTCGAGGTCCGGGAACCAGCTCACGTCGATGACGCGGCCCAGCAGGTCGAACAGCCCGGCGACGGCCTGGTAGAAGACGGGTACGAGTAGGAGGAACAGGGCCCAACCGACGAGCCGCCAGTTCCGGTTGCCGCCCCCGAACGCCATGTTCAACAGGACGAGCGGGAAGATGGCGAGGATGCCGAGGATGACGAAGACCGCGCTGCGCGTCATGTCCGACCACACGGCGTCCACGGAGGCCTCGACGTCGTCACCCAGGGCCGGGACGGCGCCTTCGAACGCGCCCAGCGCGACGTCCAACCTGGCGCTGAGCAGGCCCGCTTCGGCCAGCGTGAGGTGCGTGCGGTTCGCCAGGTTGGTCAGGAGGTCGCTGGTCGCCTGGTCCACCGTGGGATCGAGCTGTGCGAGGGCGGGTGCGAGGTCGCGACGGTAGGAGGCGTCGACCTGGGCGAGGGCCGCGCGGGCCGCGGCCTGGTCGCCGCGCCTCACGCCGGCGACGACGCGCGCGGTGGCGGCCTGGAGACCGTTGAAGACGTCGTCCAAGTCGTCGAACCCAGCGCTCACGAGGCGTTCGGCGTTCGTGGCGGCCACGCTCGGTCCCAGGCCGGCGGACGCGAGCCTTCGCGTGATGGCGTCAACCTTCAGTTGGCGCGCCTCGGCCTCCTGCTGTGCCAGGCGTGCCGCTACGGCCGCCTCGAGAGTGGCTTCCGGGACGGCCGCTGCGGCCTCCTCGGCGACGGATGCCTGAGCGGGGCCGCCGGCTTCGGCGTCCTGGTCGACGGCGCCGGGGGCCGGGGTCTCCGCGGCCTCCGCGGCCTCCGCSGCNNNNNNNNNNNNNNNNNNNNNNNNNNNNNNNNNNNNNNNNNNNNCTCCGCGGCCTCCGCGGCCTCCGCCGCCTGCGGTGCCTCCGCCATCGCGGCCGTGTCGGCCTCGGCGGTCGTCGCCTCGTCGGTGGTCGCTGGTGTGGGGGCCGTGGCGAGCTCCGGCAGTGACTCCGGGGCGGGTGCCTGCTGGGCCCCTCCCGGCGCTAGAGTGCCCTCGCTGCCGGCCCGAGCGGCGTTCGCCAGGCTCGTGAGGGTGAGCGTGGCGCTCTTAGCCGCGGCGTCCAGGGCTGCGGCGTCCTCGTTCACGACGGCCTGGGCGGCGCCCACGAGGTCACGGTTGAGCGAGGCGTCGATCCGCGGCGAATCCTGGACGAGGAGCGACTCGCCGTAGGCCTTTGCGAGGCTCACGTAGGCGGCGTCCTGGTCGCTGGCCATGAGGTCTTGCGCGGAGGCAAGCTCGGTGGTGATGGCGTCGGCCGCGCCGGCTTCGAAGGCGAACCTGAGGGCCGGGCCCGCGTCGGCGGCGGTGAGGGCCGCCACGTCGTCGGCCGTGAAGTCAAGGCGTTCGGCGAGGTGCAGCAGGCGGTTGCGCGCGGTCTCCAGGTCACCGGAGCTGGCGTTCAGGTACGCGGAGTCCATGACCAGGCGGCTGAAGCCACCGGCCAGCACGGCGGTCTGGACCGCCATGTCGGTGTGGCTCTGGTTCTCCACCGCCACGCGAGTGCGCTCGAAGGTGCGCTCCATGGCGCGCACCAGGTTGGTGCTGGTCGCGTCGCGAGAGAGCGTGAGGAGGGCGTTCAGGGCGCGCTCCAGCTCGTCGCGCGCCTGGGCGCCGTCGGTCGGCACGCTGGCCGTGGCGATCTCGAGGTTCTCGATGGCGAGGTCGTAGCGTTGTAGGAGGGAGTCCTCCTGGGCCATGGCCCCACTCAGGCAGAAGAACACCACCAGAACACCGGTGGCGAAGGTCAGTTGACGCCGGATCATGCAGCCTCCTCAAGAGCGGCGCGCGCGTTCAGGACGGCACCGATGTTCACGTGGGGGAAAGTGACGACGACCACGCAGTCCTCACCGAATGGGAACAGGAAAAGCACGCCCGCGGCGCGCTCCACGGAAAAGGCGCGAAGGTTGCCCGAGCGCGCCAAGAGCCCACGAGAGCTGAGCACGAGGTTCGGCAGGTGGTCCGGGTCGACGCCTTGGCCCCGGTGCAACAGTACTTCGTTGCCCCGCACGACGACTACCTGCCTGACCGTCTCGATGTCGCCGAAGAGCCTGAGCGCTGAAGCGACAGCGAGCTCGCTCAGGCGCGTGATCTCCTTGCGCGTCGCCTGAGCCTCGTGCGGCGGCTTGCTGCGGCGGTCGGGGGAGCGCAGCGCCGGCGCGCGGCCGGGAAGCCGCCCATGCCCGGAGGGAGGAGCGAACGGCATGCCCGCGAGGGCGACGAGGTGATTCGGCGCCGCGGTTGCCGCTGGGAGGACGGCGTCCCCTGAGCCTCGTGCGGCGGTTCCGGCGTCGCCCAGGGAAACCGGTGAGGCGCCCAATGGAACCGCGGGGAGCCTCTCGGAGCTGAGTTTCACGAGGGCGCGTTCGGCGTCCGCTTCGGCGATGAGTGCCTGGAGCACGGGGGTAGGCTCGGCGTGGTTCGCCGTGTTGGGCAGTAACGTCAGTTCGTCCGCCAGGCGTTTCAGCCTACGGGTGAGGCCCGACCTCGGCAAGGAACCACTGAGTTCCTTGCGCACCGCCCCAGCGAGCAGATGCCGCATGGTGCGCGTGCTGACCGAGTTCGGATCCTGGCCCTTGGCCGCCAGGGCCCCGTCCAACACCGTCGACGCGACGCGGGGAGAGACCAGGGCCGATAGTGCCTCGTGCGTGTACTTGTAGACGTCGTTAGGCATGCCCCTCCTTCCCGCTTCCCGATGCGGAGCATAGTGCCGCGACGGGCCTGTGGGTTGTGAGATATTCCGTTGGGCAACGACTCGCCGCCGCGCGCTCAAGTCACCGTTGCGCCCCGTCTCGCGGCCGTGGACGCGCAAGCGCGCCCGCGAGTCCGTGCGCCACCGCGAGCGCGTTCGGGTAGCGCATGCGTGAGGGACCCACCAGGATGAGCTTGCCGGTCGAGCGCCCCAGCGAGAACGTCGACGCTACCCGCGCGACGTGGTCGTCGAGTTCGAGCGCGAGACCCCCCTCGTGGTCCGGGGCGGGCGCCTCCATCTCGAGCTGTTCGAGCGCGGAGCGCACGAACGCCGGGTCGGCCCCCTCGGGTTCGCTCAGCAACTGGTGGAGCCCCTCCCGGAAGACGCGGGGCGGTTGCAGGTCGTCCCAGGCCTTGGCGAGGGCGACGAGGGTCCTGCCCAGCTCCGCCTCTGCCCGCTTGGCAATGTCGAGGAGCGCCGCTGGGACCTCGCCCAGCGGTTGCGAGAGCTGGCGCAGGTTGCGCTCGGCGTCGTCGATGACGTCCTCGCTGGGCACGGGATCGACCGTCACGCCGAGTTGCCTGACGAGCCCGTTCTCGAGCACCACGACCGCCAGCATCCGGTTGGAGGCGAGCTGCGAGAGGTGGATCTCGAGGATCTGAAGCGTGTCGTCGGCGGGTAGCCGCACCATGACCGCGTAGCCCGAGAACTCGGCCGCCAGCCGTGAGGCGATGTGGAAGAGACCGTCCCCCTCGGCGCCCTTCAAGTGGCGGTCGAGCTGGTCGAGCTGCGCGTCGGGGAGCGGCCGGGGCGGCAGGAAGCTGGAGGCGTACATGCGAAACCCTAGTGCCGTGGGGATGCGGCCGGCGGAAGTGTGAGGCTGTTGCAACAACCCTTCGCTCTCGAGCGAACCGAAGTCGTACCTCACGGTTGCCGGACTCACGTCCAGCTGCGCGGCGATGTGCGCGGAGGCGACAGGGTGCGCGGTAGCTATGTACGCTTCCGCCACCATGTCGAGAACGCGGGCGCGGCGCTCGTTCATAATGCCGATGGTACCACCGCTCGTCCGGCGGGGACGTAAGGCTTCCCGCGCCGGCTCAGCCCGCGGCCAGCGCCAGGACGTGCCGCGCGTGTTCGGGCTCCACGGGCATCACGCTGAGGCGGTTACCGCGCGCCAGCAGGGCCATGCCGGCAAGTGCGGGGTCGGCCTTCATCTCGGCGAGCGTCACCGGGCGCTCCAGCTCCCGCACGGGCTCGATGTCGACCAGGAACCACCGGGGGGCCTCGCGCGTGGCCTTGGCGTCGTGGTAGCCGCTTCGCGGGTCGAACTGCGTGGGGTCCGGATAGGGTTCGGACGCGACCCGCGCCAGCCCGACCACGGCCGGCACCTTCGTGCTCGAGTGGTAGTAAAGGATGAGGTCACCCACGCGCATTTCGTCACGCATGTAGTTGCGCGCCTGATAGTTGCGCACCCCGTCCCAGGCCGTGCGCCCGTCGCGCGCGAGGTCGGCGTAGGCGTAGCTGTCGGGTTCGGATTTCATGAGCCAGGCACGTTCCATGCCCGAGTCT encodes:
- a CDS encoding DeoR family transcriptional regulator, with the protein product MNERRARVLDMVAEAYIATAHPVASAHIAAQLDVSPATVRYDFGSLESEGLLQQPHTSAGRIPTALGFRMYASSFLPPRPLPDAQLDQLDRHLKGAEGDGLFHIASRLAAEFSGYAVMVRLPADDTLQILEIHLSQLASNRMLAVVVLENGLVRQLGVTVDPVPSEDVIDDAERNLRQLSQPLGEVPAALLDIAKRAEAELGRTLVALAKAWDDLQPPRVFREGLHQLLSEPEGADPAFVRSALEQLEMEAPAPDHEGGLALELDDHVARVASTFSLGRSTGKLILVGPSRMRYPNALAVAHGLAGALARPRPRDGAQR
- a CDS encoding EVE domain-containing protein, which produces MERAWLMKSEPDSYAYADLARDGRTAWDGVRNYQARNYMRDEMRVGDLILYYHSSTKVPAVVGLARVASEPYPDPTQFDPRSGYHDAKATREAPRWFLVDIEPVRELERPVTLAEMKADPALAGMALLARGNRLSVMPVEPEHARHVLALAAG